The Lineus longissimus chromosome 6, tnLinLong1.2, whole genome shotgun sequence sequence TTCAGGTTATTCACAAAACAGTTTGAAGTCGTTATTACAAGGAGGTAACCCGACAATGTCGTCGGATATGGCCTTTCGAAACCCTGCCTTCGTCCGTACGGACAGTGTACTTATGACGAACACGACAGCTACCCCATCAGAGGCTTCCGTCCAGATGCGACCGGTCATCGTCCAGCCAAAGAAATTGGATATCTGTGGACTAACACACGGGGAGTTCAACTCCCAGCGCGGGGCGAGGACCTGCGCCTGGGTGGTTATGATAAGTAGCATCATCGTCTTCGGGTGCTGCATCGTCCTGGGTGTGAATGACGCACCTACCGGTTGGTCCGCCGTAATCGGGGTCGTATACTTCGTCGCCGGAATTCTCTGCCACTTGTCTTGCTGGTATAAGTTAACTTTGTGCATTACTCTTGCGACTGTAGGAGTGCTCCTCTCTGCAGCATTCGGATTAGTCCAGGTCGTATGGGCTGTAATAGCCATTGTGGAATATTCGGAACTCAACACGAATCTTTTGAGTAGGACGTCTAAGTTTGTTTTGACAGCCAATATCTTGTTAGGGCTAATGGCAATTGCTACCATAGCCAGTGCAATTGTCTTCTCCATTAAAGGATGCAAGGTGCTTTTTTCACACAAGGACAAACGCTCTCATGCAAAGTATAGAGCGACGCAGAGATACCCAAAACCGACTCACGATGAAGTTTTCATTTAGTCATATTTGTTTTGCTTTCGCAACCCTTTCATAAATCTATCTAGAGGTGAATGGTCATGATGTCTAGTTGAACGGCCATCACACGCATGCTACAGTGTTAAAAATGAATGACGCTTTCGCATTCTCTAAGTTTTTGGAAGGCACGAATAAGCTCTCTGCGGTGTCTTCGTTCGAAGAACCGTGCCGTTTATGCACACGGACATCTCACCAGTCGTGCAAGTTATAGTTAAAAAAGTGGTCATGACATCAATCGATTATAATCAAaaatcaacatacatgtactcaagtCACTCctgtccctgatagagaggtgtcctgattagagtggtcaaaGTGGATAGAATAAACCAATTttgtaccaaaactagtgtccttatcagagaggttgtccttaatggagaggtgtctgctatggGAGGTTCTACGGCATCGGTATAGGCCTATGGTTGACTTATGGAGTCTAATTAAAAAATGACTGATTACCAATGAATACGAAACAAATGTAATACTTCGACTATGATTGATGAAGTCTTATTGTCTtccttttcatgttttctttctGATAAGGAACTTCTTTTTTTCACTCAGCCAATGTTGGAATTGTATACAAAGGAGTAAACTTGGACTATATGTCAAAGGGCGGGGTTGTTTTGACTTATTTTGACTCAAAGTCATTTTGCACCGAAAGAGAGCATTATGCCCCCAGCCAGGACTGATCATGATTTGGCGTGGCtatgaccgtctcatctctctcaccatgatgccaacacggtggagcagccaggactgatttggcctggctgtgactgtctcatctctctcaccatattgacaacttggcaatgcggcgaagactgatgtggcctggcagtgaccgtctcatctccctcaccatgttggcaacacagtggagcagccaggactgattcggcctcgctgtgaccgtctcatctccctcaccatgttgacaacacgTTGAAGCAGCCGGGAcagatttggcctggctgtgaccgtctcatctctctcaccatgctgtcaacacagtggagcagccaagactgattcggcctggctgtgactgtctcatctccctcaccatgttgacaacttggcagagcagcagaGACTGAtttgacctggctgtgactgtctcatctctctcatcatgttgtcaacacggtggagcagccaggactgattcggcctagctgtgaccgcctcatctctctcaccatgttgtcacagtggagcagccaagactgattcggcctggctgtgactgtctcatctctctcaccatgttgacaacttggcagatcGAGCAGcagagactgatttggcctggctgtgactgtctcatctctctcatcatgttgcaaataaacacggtggagcagccaggacggattctcaccatgttgacaacttgacagAGCAGCCATGACTGATGTGGCAatgctgtgaccgtctcatctctcttaccttgtcaacacggtgcaGCCAGGTGGAGCAGCCatgactgtcaaacagttgtgcgaGCTCACTAGTATAGCCAAGTGCGCTTATCTATTATGTTCACCTTTTGCCCTTTGCGGAGCAAGAGCCACCAATAGTATTATTCTGTGTCTTGTATGCTGATTTTGGGGCGAGCCGTTTTATCTTCGatctcgttctcggatcaaaatcttaacctctctattatgttGTCTTCGGGGTAATTTCCACGGCCAATACGGAGGAGTAATGTACTTAAAACTATCAttgttaaaaaaaaacaaacgtaGTGCATTTAGTACATATCATGTACATATTTGCAGGTAAACAAACCAGAAAGAGATAATCTTTGACATGTTTCCTGGTCATTTCATCTAAATAACAGGTTATTTCGTTATCCAGGCTGCGGAAGATGGGGTTATTTGGTAAAACACCGCAGAAGGATCCAAAGGAACAGGTAAACGTTGTTTATGACTCTATCAATCCAAACAAACTTGGCTGCATttaaattttgtaatttgtaatttgtgtcTGTATATTTTTACTCTGTAAAGACTGTTACTGTATGCTGATGAGCATGTCGCTGTCAGTCATCTGATAAATCTAGTATCGTATCGTATCGTTCATTTTTGATTTGTGATCTCGCAGCTTTGATCATGCCAGGCTGCTGCACAGGGTCCTGAAGCCTAGTTAGTGGGATTATCAGGCTAAACTGAATGGGATAAGCCAGGAACTATGAGAAGAGTACTTTCCAggcttatcccattgtttagcccaaTAATCCCACTAACTAGGCTTCAGGGGCCTTTGGCTGCTGCAAGAAGCAAAGTATAGGTTTGTTTGGCTGAGCTGGGACCTTTTCGACAAAGATGAACCAGGGGCAGGTCCCAAACAAATGTCATGAAGAATGTCATGAATCGTTCAGGAAATGTGGAagatgtcctgcttatttcgtttaccatcattagattttattttgatgacttcaatatgcttttaaacctggtggacgctgtttaatGTGACCCAACTCTAAGGCCataggaatgattaatcctgtttaccgtccgagagatttaaaaagatgataaggctttttttcatttttccttattcattatcggtttacagtctgatttactggtcaaaacacgcgattcagcaagttccattaaatggaaatcaggtcggtcatcaacatgaggcattgaaaaaatgtcattattatgatgaagagcctaccctgctaagttttattgtgtttttcaatcatttaaggtaaagatgaaccactggaaagattatttaaatgaaaaaatgatgtcaacaataaaataagtatattttttaaaaaataatgaaaatatttcatgttcgatcagaacccatgcgggaggtggacggtaaacaggattaataattcccatggcctaatgtCTGACACTTATATTGCCAAATCATCAGCAAGGGAAATTTGCCACAGTTTCAATGTGGTGGTCTTCAGAAGATAATCATAGTTGAAAGTATTTAGTTGAAAGTAAGCCAGCTTGCTTTGGCCTGGGGTGGTTCCAAGTCATGGTTTGAGCTTGTTGTGAAGTTACTTCCTCAGCAATTGTTCTTGCTTTCATTTCAGTGCCGTACCTGGTGTTCCGCCGTCAGGAAAGAAGGAAGAGGACTCGACAGGCAAATTCGAGGTTGGTATTAGTTTTGTTACTGTCTTCAATGAACATGGTAAATGTTAAACTAAACACTGACTAAaactgaaagggtggatgttgtcctgggtgccgacaaatggtacccaggttcgagatcgactggacaataagcaccctgggtgccattacactagacaaacagcacccagtggCAGTACAGAAACAttgtccctaagatccgtaagccaggcaaaaagaagctgggtgctgtttgtctagtgtaatggcacccagggtgcttattgtccagtcgatctcgaacctgggtaccatttgtcggcacccaggacgacatccacccttttagCCTGACTAAACCAGCTTTCAATTTTGCAAAGGCACATTATGATTCTCTTCATTATGCAAAATACTTTATTGTAAAACAGGAGCTCTGGTACATCTAAGTCGGCATTTAAACAACAGTGTAATATAACAGTTATTTCACAGTTAGATTTTCACTTTTTCTGCGATACATTTTTGCGATTATCTGGGATCACTAGACTAATAATAGACGAGCAAACTTTTACAGCGTTTCAGTCTAGTTGTATTcagatgttttaaaaaaaaatattttactctttattaacaacagaacatacatatacaggtaCAACAGTACAATGATACAAAAgctgtttttatttattttacaatcCTGCCCTGCCCTATTaccccccacccacccacccactaCCACCAATAACACCATCTTTCAGTCTGTCCTACTCAAATCTGGCTGTCCTGTCCATATTTATCAGTCCAAGTTTTAAAGGAAATCGAATGTTGGGTCccatttttcagaaaatgattGTATTCAGATGTTGATACAGTTTTAGTTTCTATTTTCAGCCATTCAAAATGAAGAAGCAAAGGTTGTTAAGCAGATCAAAGCTGCAGCCAAGAAGGGAGACAATGATGTATGCAGAATCTTAGCCAAGGAGGTGGTCAATTCCAGAAAAGCTGTCAACAAGATTTATTGCACCAAGGCACATTTGAGTTCTGTCGAGATGCAAATGAAAAGTCAACTAGGTAAGTTACAGAACTTTTCTAAGAATAATTTCTTTCGCATTCACTGCTAAGATGCAGCTATCATTCAGTACTGGAATACACTAAGCAAGAGCAGTGCATGCCCTGACTTGTCTGTGAGATGAATCCATGTTGGCCAactgaaaatgtttgaaaaaagcaGACATGTGACTTCTCATCGAATGTTTCTTTCTTTTAGCAACACTCCGGGTGGCTGGCAGCTTATCCAAGAGTACTGAAGTGATGAAGAGTATGCAGGCTTTGATAAAGGTCCCAGAAGTAATGGCAACAATGCAAGCTATGTCCAAAGAGATGATGAAGGTAAGAGAATGGAGATGTTTTATCGAGCGCTTTTTACACCCCAAGATCTGTCTCAAAGCCAGCCATAGCTACACTGAAGGAGCTGCAGCCAATACTCCTTAAACTCAGGACTTCGATTCAGCTTAATCATACTTAACCAAGATCACCTATCAGTAACCAAGGTACAGACCTCAAGAACCTCATCTTGTTAGAGCAGGTCATATAAGGTAAACCTGTGTGACCTACTTTGAGCAAGAGATTTATACCAGTTACGCTGTGAAGAAAAGTCTCTAACTCTTCAGACAATCTGGTTTCCAGGCGGGTATTTTGGAAGAGATGATTGATGATACATTTGAGAGTCTCGAGGACGATGACCTCGAAGATGATGCTGATGCGGAGGTGGAGAGGATTCTTAATGAAGTTGTTAAAGGTACACTGTCGTTTGTCACATATTCTGATGGAGGTTTGGGCAGTTCACTCTCTTCAGTCAGTGCCAGGCAAACCCTTCCTCATATCTGGCACTGTCTTAAACAGTAAGTTCCGACATGGCTGGAGGGTGTTGGGGATTGTCCTCTACTGTTAAACCACTGAATCTTCACAGTGACCTATATTACTAGGCCCTTTGTGTTGATTGTTACCAATTTGTCTCTTGAATATTCTCCGTTATCTTTCCACAGGTGTCATCGATACAGCACCAGCAGCTGGAGCCCATTCATTGGCTGAGCCAGAAGGTGCTACTGCCGATTTTGCATCAGATGAGGAGGAGGATGTTTCAGACATGCAACAGCGATTGGCCGCGCTCAAGAGTTAACTTGTGTGTGTCTGGATGGACAATATGACTATTTTTGTTGAGACTCCTGTTAAGTTTTTGCCCCTGCCGGTTTCGACCCGTGGAAGCTGTTTCGTGGCGGTTGATGTAATCAGGATTTTCCCTGATaatcctttgataagacagtagaacaattggaatttaggccaaggtgcgagcgggctttgttcagAGACAGCATACGATGTATTGTGCTTGGCCTAAATTCTTCTAACTGCGAGGTAAGGGGCAAACAGTGATGTAAATATTTTGACTAACTTATGAATAAAGcaaggtaggcctacttctggATGTCACTTGTGGGTACATTCTGTCAGTATACATGGTGTGTTACGAGATGCATgaaaaacttttcaaatgttttgccAACTGTCTTCACCTTGAACTTTCATGTATATATTAAATGGGTACACCCTTTGTacttactggtggtccaggaaaatagaaaggcAGTTCtgcacaatgccatagtgcagttgtCATACATACGAATTCGGTGAAATTtggtataaatatatatatatatatctgtcTACCCAACGGCAATGCTTAATTTATATTTAGCGCGTGTATACCCATTATAAGAAGTTTTCgaattcagttacaaatttcaaatttttaccaATGGCATCGGCCTTTTAAGTGATTTACTTTGTCCCCAGTCTTTGAATTCTGAAAACACTTTGCGATTGGTGTTCATGTATAAATGCATTATTCTTATGAATATGCTCTAGCCCATACCATTTGGTTGAAATGTAAATAAATGGTCAACTGGTTCAATCAGGAAAGAGGTACCCCCGACACGGACTACCCAAGCAAGTTTATATTAGAGGTGGCCAGTTGTTATTCATATATAGTTCATCAGTGGTTCGCaactctacatgtatgtttatgtacattcaatattcatcatgttcataattGTTTATAAATAAACTCTCAATAGTTAGAACTAAGTCTTCCGTTACTGTGTATTAATATTATGAGTTGACCCCTTGTAATGTGAAGCCTCTTGTTTGTGTAGGCCATCTGCACATTCTTGGGTTCAATACCCTTCAAGATTCTTGGCTTTTGAACACTGCCAAATCACTTTACTGTGATTGCCAGGTGAGGCGTCTCATATGCCTAGCATGGTCTCTTCACAGGCCCTGTATGCATTGTAGCCGTTTGTGCAATTTAATCATCAGTTGACATAGTTTTCCCATCCTCCAAAAATGCAATCGTGAGGGCGACTATTTACGGAAATTACGTAGATGGATTGATTCAGCTTTAAATCCATTGAACTATGGTGTCAATATGGAGTAAAAACGACTTGATCACCTTGATGTCTTAGGCAACTTCCCACTTGGTGCCTCATGCGTCATTTCACATCATATTTGTTGGGATTGTGTCCTACGTTGGGTGATGCTCAGTCACAAGAGTATCACGCCACTTCAAGTGATTTTTCGTGGGATGTGTGCAATCGGCTTTTCGACATCCGCACTCCCAGTTTGACACGGAGTGAAATTCAGGTCAATGCGCCACCTCTCTGATAGTGTGTGTACTACTCCCAAGCATGCCGACGTCACGGCGGTGAtaatcagtcctaaagtctcctcctttcagcAGGACGGAAATATGCACTATGACGGCGGATCATCAAGCTGTCCAAGTAGCCCCAGTTAAGATCTTTAGAATCATTTCTATTCACAGCCAGTTGTGCTTTCTTGACCTGAGGTACCATTTAAAACCTCGGGTTTAGACCAGCTCAACAACTGAATATGTTTAAGAAAGACTTGAAACAGAGTTTAAATGATAAGATCATTTTATTAAGATAAATAATCACTGCGATAGGCAACACCTCATTCAAGCACTGCTATACATTGCACACGGGGGTATGGTTTAATATTTTAATGTGTAAAGAAAATTCAATGTACTTACAAGGCACTTGATATAAGACAAAATACTAGCATAAACATGTAACAATGATAAAATGGGACGTCTAAAGACAAAATGGGATGTTATGGTTCTAAGAAATCTCAACCACAAATTCACATCACAGACATTCATCACAGATCAATCGCGACAACCACTAGTTGGTTAATTAAGCATTCATTTCAATCATCTAATTAGGCATGGCATGGCATACAAATGTATAGACCCTTGAGAAGCAAATGCTGAAATCTGGGCTCAGGTTGATTTGTCTCGTATTCCTGTATTCAGAGttccattttctcaaaaattaaTAGCACTATACTCCAGTTTTGAGAACTTTTTGGCGATTTCGCAcggaaaatgaaatatttgaagaaaatattgtATTGCATCGGAAAAATCCAAAGTACCACTCTACTCTGACAGAATTGAACAAAGCATTTATCTTTCCTGTCTGCTGCCTAATATTCTCCCTTTGAGTGTAACATTGACaaattttccaagccattttttCGAGACATGGAGTATAGTTTTAAGGCAAGAACAAACGACAcaattcatatacatgtattgtacataTCCGGTGATCTTGAGTAATTTTAGAATGCTACATACTAACATTTGCAAAACTAGACTACAGACTATGCAAAGTACAGCAGCAGATTAATCACAATGACGAACACCTGTAACCTTGAGTCATTACTTGGTCTGATCCTATACCATCCCGGGATTTCAATGTTGCATCTAGCCACGTACACCCTACTGGGCCACGGAGACAACAATCTGATTTCAGCTGGGAAAGAAAATAAGGCACAGGAAAGTGGCAAAAGACACACATGTCAGAAGTCAACTTGGAACTGCACGATTAAGTGCAAGAACTTTCACGGTCATGAGTCAACTATACAGTTCAAATCACAATTGATATCCCTTAAATCGCGTCTGTGGTTCGCCCCAGCGCGTAGGTTGTGCCTAAGTCACGTGTCATATAAACGAAACCAGAGAAATAAGCTCATCACTGGCGCCTCCGAAGGGATGTTGATTGTGACTTGGGCTGTAGTTCATATGTGAATCTTCGTCATTTCAACATCAGCTGTGTTAGACTTTCATCTTTCTACATGTTCTACTCCAATGCTTTCCGAGCTGCCTGCACGAGATCCGCAGGGTCCTTCCCTTCCAGTGCTTCCCCTTGTCCCTTCAACCAGCTGTATGCCTTGTCGTACAGCATCTCCCAATCATCCTTGCTCTCGCTCCAATTCATATCAAGCCAAGCCAGAACCAACGCAGTGGCCCACACTGACAAATCCTGAAAAGtggaatttgaaaataaactaCCATAAGATTGGCCTATGAAAGTGGGGTAAAATTGTAACTATACATTATCCAGCTTGAATTATACATGGttactcttttatttcatatgATTCACTATACAAAAAGATGTTAAAAGATAGCCTAGTGGGCTGTACTTGTTATAGCTTTGCCATCCCGGGTTTTGGGTGGAGGGGCTATTTCACCCCCAGGGCCAATTTCACCCCAGTTTACAGTACTGAAGATGCTTTGTAAGATTTTACATAATCCTCTTGGGTCTGTAAGATTTCCTATATTTCCCTTTACGTGCAGCAACTCTGCAGGTTTTACtcaaaaaaatccaaaatggtTTAAAAGCATCATTGAAGTCCGAGTAGGCAGTTGGTCATTCATGACAAAATTTCGTTGCGAAGAAAAATGCTCTTATCATAATGATAAATGAGATGATAACACCACATGATTATAAAGTTTCCACAAAAAAAAGCTGCACCTTACTGACTTTCATCGGAGAACATCCAAACCTTTCGATAAGTCACAGGAAGTTTAGATGTCAGACTCAGTCCATGTCACATTCGGACTGTGAGCAAGGCCTCAGAGCAGACACAGGTAATCTAGTCAACCGAAACGAGATGAACTTACTGAATTCCAGGCGCATGAGATCAGCACTACCATGATGCAAGCAATATGCATTTATTCTAGGTCAAGTTTGATTGCAATAGACTGATTTGCCGCCACAGTTTTCCGAGGTATGTCATCAGATTTGATTTGGTTAAATTACTCACGTTCAAAGGAGATGACGATTTCAAATCGATGGCGTCTTTGCCAAGCAAGTTAACAACAGCCTCACTCAGCTCCCAGTGTCCATCAAAGGTTTGCTGGTCTACCATTCCCATTAACGTATCAGGGTCAACTTTAAATGAAAAGAATGACGATGGTGATTTCCGCAGtatgaaaaaaacacaacataatTAACACAAAGACTTCCTCTGGCAGATGACCAGAAAATCATGGAAGAAATTAACAATGTATCCAGAACAGAGCATGAAGGATTCTGGGTCTTTATCAAAGTCATGGAAGGGTAAGCCAACCAGTAGTTGGCGCTCCAGAGCCACAAACGATGGGGAAGTAACGTTTACGAATGGACTAAAGATTTAAAGACTTGTCGAACATCCTTTCTGCATCGCTTCTTGAAAACCGATTTACAGGAATAAATggtatttcatatttgaaaacacTTACCCTTTTTATATAGAGGGCTGTCCTTTGCCAACACGTTTCGAGATTCTGGGGGACCCGCCTTCACTGTAAGAGAGTCTGAAAAGCCAAGAATACAGAGCATGTGCCATTTGacccattgtacatgtactgtacccCCAGTTATATAGCATGGCTTAACCCGCTGCCCATGGAGGTCTTCCTTTGTGGCCGAATGGTTGGCGTGTTGTCTCCAGGTTATAAGTAAAACCACCGCGGGCTGTGGTCATAACTTGGATTGGCGACCAGCACATGGTCGCCAATTTACTCTCCATCATTGTGGACTGTGAGAATGATATTTCTCGAGCTTTAGGATTGGTGTGAAGTTACTACAAAGGACTTAAAAGGTAAATTATGATGTCTTTGTCACcctatactgaacttccagtggtactGCCTCTGACCATACGTGgcgtctggaagctgagcaatgtcaatattaCACTGTGGGTCAAGCTGTTGGCAACCAGGTCCCATTAATTTTGATAATAGGCTTATGACAATTCGGGCCAGATGTGGTATGAGGTAATgatcaataaaaaaacaaacttcaaagaaatccaaccagtagttgGCGCTCCAGAGCCACAAACGATGGGGAAATAACGTTTACGAATGGACTAAAGAACTATATAATTGTCAAGCATCGCTTCTTGAAAACCGATTTACAGGAGTAAATGGTATTCCATATTTGATAACACTTACCATCTGCTACAAAGCTGCAATCCATTTCTAGAAAAAGAAATTTAAACATCACTATTGATTTGAGCGgataaaatatcaaacattttcaacacCGTCACCTGTACTTGGCAGCAAAAAGTCTGAAGAGCCAAGAATACAGACTTGACTTTATAAAGTATGCACCATTTGACGCATCACTCCTGTAGTATGGTCACCAATTTACTCTCTGTCATTGTGGACCGTGGGAATAGGTagcataaaatatgatatttctCTAGCTTCAGGATTGGTATGAAGTAACTAGAAAAACTTAGTAAAATTCTGATGTCTTTGGCAACCAGGTCCCATTAATTTTGATAATAGGCTTTGGACAATGCAGGCCAGATGTGGTATGAGGTAATgaacaataaaaaaacaaacttcaaagaaatccaaccagtagttgGCGCTCCAGAGCCACAAACGATGGGGAAATAACGTTTACGAATGGACTAAAGAACTATACAATTGTCAAGCATCACTTCTTGAAAACCGATTTACAGGAGTAAATGGTATTCCATATTTGATAACACTTGCCTGCGCTAGCTGATGGACAGTAGGCTAGAAAAAGAAATTCAAACATCACTATTGATTTGAGCGGATAgaatatcaaacattttcaacacCGTCACCTGTACTTGGCAGCAAAAAGTCTGAAGAGCCAAGAATACAGACTTGACTTTATAAAGTATGCACCATTTGACGCATCACTCCTGTAGTATGGTCACCAATTTACTCTCCGTCATTGTGAACCGTGGGAAGAGGTGGCATAAACTATGATATTTCTCTAGCTTTAGGATTGGTATGAAGTAACTAGAAAAACTTAGTAAAATTCTGATGTCTTTGGCACCCAGGTTCCATTAATTTTGATAATAGGCCTAAATGCAGGCCAGATGTGGTatgagttaccatggttactgcaGGGCTGGGCCACCAAGTACTCATTCATTCTTATAAGGCCGGGTTTATTTAGAGTTCAGGAACATGTTGTCCGAACTGTTGATTCCGAACTTATAGCACTGCTAATGATTCTCAGTTAGATTTTGGCCTTTCATTCCACAGTGGCTGTGAGCTTACCACAATATGGGGATAGGGGACGACTGGCACACTTACTTCGGAGAGGCTCTGGCCTA is a genomic window containing:
- the LOC135489138 gene encoding charged multivesicular body protein 3-like; protein product: MGLFGKTPQKDPKEQCRTWCSAVRKEGRGLDRQIRAIQNEEAKVVKQIKAAAKKGDNDVCRILAKEVVNSRKAVNKIYCTKAHLSSVEMQMKSQLATLRVAGSLSKSTEVMKSMQALIKVPEVMATMQAMSKEMMKAGILEEMIDDTFESLEDDDLEDDADAEVERILNEVVKGVIDTAPAAGAHSLAEPEGATADFASDEEEDVSDMQQRLAALKS